The window TTTAAGGGGCGGTAGCGGATTTCCACCGGATAAGTGCGGCCGGATACTTCCAATACCGGCGCGCCTTGAGGTTTTTCAGACAGGCTTTCAGACGGCCCTGTTGCTTGATTAAGGCCGTCTGAAAGGCCGTCTGAAACCACAGCTGCTTGTGCAAAATGGCGGCTGAAGCGTTCGGCATCAATGGTGGCTGATGTGATGATGACTTTCAAATCGGGGCGGCGCGGCAGCAATTGCTTCAAATAGCCGAGCAGGAAATCAATATTTAGGCTGCGCTCGTGCGCTTCATCAATAATAATTGTGTCGTAAGCGGTGAGAAAACGGTCGGTTTGCGTTTCGGCCAGCAAAATGCCGTCGGTCATCAATTTGATATAGGCATCGCGCGAAGTATTGTCGTTGAAGCGCACTTTGTAGCCCACCGCGCTGCCGATGTCGCTGCCTAATTCTTCCGCTATCCGCTCTGCCACCGAGCGCGCGGCCAGGCGGCGCGGCTGCGTGTGGCCGATCAGGCCGGCGGCACCGCGCCCCAGCTCCAAGCAGATTTTGGGCAACTGTGTGGTTTTGCCCGAGCCGGTTTCGCCGCAGATAATCACCACTTGGTTGTCGGCAATCGCCTGTTTGATGTCTTCACGCCGCTCGTGCACCGGCAAGGTGTTGTCATAGTGCGGCTGCGGCAGCTTTTCCAAGCGCTTCAGATAGGCCGCGTGCGATTTTTGATATTTTTGCTGCACGGCTTCGATGCCGCCGAAACGTTGCGGATTTTTAAAAGCAGATTGGAGAAAATGGCGGTCGCGCGCAAGGGTTTGGCGGAAATCGGGTTGGAGCATGGCGGCTGGATAATCTGTTTGGATGCGAAAACTGCATTATATAGCCGTTCAGCTGAATAATCCTACTTCGTTATCTCGCCTTGCCAGACTGCTTATGCTGTTTTCGACCCACTGCCCTTTATGATGACTAAGTTGAACAGCTAGCGCAAAACTTGCCTCGGTTAGCACTTGGCCGCAAAGGCAGTCGTGTTTTCGGTAATCGGAAATGCATCATTTGATAATCTTTATTATTAATATCATCGACATATTAACAATCTTTATAAATCAATAGATTACCGCTGGTCTGTCTGGCAGACCGAATAAGCGGCTGTCTTAAAAAGTTCATACAGGCGCTGTATTATGCCAATGGTGTTGTGCGGCTTGCAGTACCGGCGTTTCTTTTTTCAGATTTTTTATCCGGAGGTTGAATATGTCTTATCATTTGTGGAGCGGTATCAATGTGCCTTTTTGGGGCGCATGGGGTGGCAGCAAAGGGTATAATGTGTGTGTTACCCGCAGCAAAAACGCCGAATGCGGCGTGGATGCAGTCGGCACCAATGACCGCGACAGCATCACCGGCACATGGTTTAACGACAAACTGTTTGGCGGCGACGGCAACGATACCCTCAAAGGCTTGGCAGGCCATGATTATCTGGACGGCGGCAAAGGTGCAGATATTATGATTGGCGGCATCGGCAACGATGTTTATGTGGTGGATGACGAATGTGATGTGGTGAGCGAATGCTTGTGGCAGGGCAACGACACCGTGATTTCCTATATCGACTACACGCTGGGCAACCACGTGGAAAATCTGGTGGCCGCCGGCGACGGCGCGCTGACGCTCAGCGGCAACAAGCTCGATAATGTCATCAGCGGCAATGCTGCCGACAATACCATTAACGGCGGTGGCGGCAACGACAAGCTCTATGGCGGCGACGGCTGCGACACCTTAGACGGCGGCGAGGGCTGTGATGTATTGTATGGCGAAGCCGGCGACGACAAACTCAGCAGCGGCGCCGGTGCCGACAAGCTTTATGGCGGCGAAGGCAACGATTGGCTCGACGGCGGCAGCGGCAACGATGTGCTGTATGGCGGTGCGGGCGACGATATTCTGATCGGCGGCGGCGGGCGCGACACTTTGTATGGCGAAGAGGGCAACGACAATCTTTACGGCAGTAACGATGCCGACTGCCTTGACGGCGGCAACGGCTGTGATGTGCTTGACGGCGGCTACGGCAACGACCGGCTCAACGGCGGCGCCGGCGGCGACACTTATATTTTCGGCAAAGGCTACGGGCATGACACGGTTGTGGATTGCGGCGACCCTTGTGATGCCGATAATATCGAATTCAAGAGCGACATCAGCCTTTCTGACTTGTGCTTTACCGCTTATTGCGGCAATTTGATTATCGATGCCGGCAAGGGCGACAGCATCACCGTGAAAAACTGGTTTGGCGGCGAGCAAAACCAGATTGAAGCGCTGTGTTTTAATGACGGCACTTCATTAAATAACAGCCAAATCAACGCGGCTTTCGAACAATGCGGCTACGGCGCATCGTTTAGCGGTGCATCACTGGCCGCGATGGTGCAGGAGCAGGCCGCACAGGCGCCCGCACCTATCTGATTTTTTGGAATGTGAACGAACAATCAACGGGCGCTGCGGTGCCCGTTTTATGTTTGCTGCTGAAAATTTTGCGAATGGTGTTGACACAGTTTCGGATTGTTGTTATAGTTTCATTCTTCTGACGCGGGGTGGAGCAGCATGGTAGCTCGTCGGGCTCATAACCCGAAGGTCGTAGGTTCGAATCCTGCCCCCGCAACCAAACAACATAATTAAGCCCTTGATGTTCAAGGGCTTTTTCTTTGGCCTTCTAAAAAAGGTACCTTTTTTGGTACCTTTTGGGCGTGACTGTAAAAGATTTTAAATGCGCTGCGGTGCTTCTTTCTGTACTTTTACCTGTGTAAAAACACCCCTCCACAATAGAAGTGTAGGGGTTGTGTTTTTAGCGGTGTACTTCCTGATACAACAATTTTACTTAGCTTGCTGACGTATACACTTTTTTGCGTGATTGCGTGCCTAGCTCCGCCTGAGGTCTCTCACAAAAAATTTCGGATTTTTAAAAAAAAAATCTTACTTTCATAGTTGAGGAGGCTAGGTATATGCCCTAACCCCCTCAATCATTTACAAGGTTTCATCAAAACAACCATCTGCCGTTGTCGTGGCTCGCCTGAGTATCCGCCCTTGTACTCTGGAATCATTCCGCCCCAGCTCGCTATCTTTTGTCACGGTGTGTTTAACTCTGTACGCCCATGCGGCGGATTGTTTCATCTGATGCATCAGCTTGCTGTGTAAGTTGCCCAGTTTGGTAAACTCTGTCACACCATGCGGGGTAGGGCGCTTGTTTATTTTGTGGGCGTGACTAAGGATTAATTCATAAACAACTGCGGATAATGCCGCAGCTTGCTCCAGTCCAACCCCCGCAGCATCTCCAGCCTCCACCTGTTCTATAGTCCTTTGCGCCCGCGCTACAATCTCGCACATATCTGTTGCCATCAGTTCCTCTATAACGTTCGCCACTTCCCCTGCCTGTAGCGCTCCTATGCCCCCATCCGCGTTAACACGAATCACATCCTGTAACTTTTTGCCCATTTATTGGCCTCCTACTTTTTTACACGTCTAGCGAGTGCTTAAAAATTAAGCAATGCACATAGCATATTGAATATAATGAACTATTTATCAACTAGCGAGTAGCGAGTGCTATTACTGCCACTCAGCCCTATGTAAACACCCCCGTCCCCACCACCATACTACTAACACAATGAAGGTTCATTTTTTTCCTATATCACTCGCTAGCCCCTCGCAAAGCCTTGCTACATAAGGCTTTCAGCCTAGCGAGTGGTATAGAAACCACTCGCTAAAACCACGCGCTAGGCGGCTGCACAACCTAAACCCCCAACGATTGCGCCACGCTCTCGCGCTTCCTCCTCTGAGAGTGGTCTAAGCCAAACGAGCTTAGAACCTCTAAGGCCGCTTGGCCTGTCTGCCATAATTGTTTGCTTACGAAACCCCAGATACTCGAGCGCCTTGCCGATATCCCCCCTCACTGTAGCGGCGTTCAATCGCTCCCGACCTTTGGCATCCAACCCCAGCATGTGCCCCTCATATGCAGGTTTGCTCAGCATCGCTTTGCTCAGTTCGTCTGTGGAATCAGGTACTCCGCATCAAATCTATCGATTCCGTCCCATACCTCCGTTGCTGTCGTCATCCGCTCTTTGAGGGGGTTAAACATCCTATCTCGTGCGACCAACTCAACCCCCTGCCGCACCACCCCCTGTGTCAGTGGTCTGATGCCCGACCGCTCCAGCATCCGCTGCACTGTCGAGAGATGGATATTTTCAATCACACCTAAGGGAAAGCGTTCGGCGGGGACTCCTTCAGGCTGGCTTAAAGCCACCGTCAATAACCGCAGCTCGTCCGTCCCAAATACACCAGCCAAGCGCGCATCATGTTCCAAAGCCGTTACTACATTCGCCAAACATGGCTCTGGAACCAGCACCGCATTTCCGCCGCGTCCGACTTTTCGCACAAGCAGCTTATCCGCGTAATCTGCCGTCCCTGCCGCCACTGCCCCAGCCAGTGTTGCCTTCCCGCCCTTACGGTTCTGATATGTCTGGCCGTTTGCTTGTCGTTGCCTGATAGCCATATCAATCGTGCGATTTACGTAGTCATCCCGCTGCCACTTGCTGCGTTTTGTGCTGTCAGGGTGTTGAAGCCTTTTGGTTAACCCGCAGGCACTCGCAACATCTAAAATCGTGTCGAAGTCCCGTGTAAAATACGAAATTTGAAAGCAAAGTTTTCCATCTGCCGCGCTCCAATCGCCAGCGCAAAATTGCTCGACTGCCTCAATGTCTCCATCCATCAGACGAATCAGGCCGCCTTGTACCGTTTTTCCTTCGGGGTCTTTCAGGCTGTTGTTCTGTCGCATCAATCGCATAATTTCGTCTGCGTCCGTCAGTCCGATATCCTCATCCCCCCGACTGATGACCTCTGTTGTTCGTCCTGCAACCTCTGTCATCCTTCCTTCGCCAAACAACCCCAGCTCTGCCAGCAGGGCTTCAAACGCTTGTTTGTTTTTCGGCTTGCCGTTTAGCGTCTCCCAATTTGCGCCATCGGGGTAAACTGCCCCCGTAACGCCCATCCAAGCCGTCCGAGTGTCCCGAAAATCCACATCGACCCCAAACCCACGAAAGTGGCACTTAAGTCGTCCGTTCCCGCGCCCCGCAGCTATCCTCTCTCCTGTGTCAGTATCGACTTTCGCCCAAACATGCCACCCTTTGCCGCTGCGGCTCCGCTCAATAAAACAGCCTTCACAAGCCGCTGCGACATCAGGCCACATCTTCGCGCCTAGAGCACCCGGCTTATCATCAAAATCGAGCACCAGAATATCAGCCGGCAAAGTCCAAGCTGCAACCAATAAATGCTGGTGTCGTGTGTTATCCAACAGCTCAGACGCTTTTTTAATATCATAAATCTGTGATATATAGGTTTCACGCTTAGCCTCCGTTCGAATGGATATTGTTTGCCCATTTGCTGAAAGCGGCCGCATTGCGCCTTTACTTTGCCCGCCTTGTGCAAATGCAAACAGCGCGCCATCCGCACAACCTAGCTTGTGGAACATCGTCCGCACACGTTCGATACTGCCGTCTTGACGAACATTGAACGCATCACGGTGTAAATCCTGTTGCCTCATTTTGGGAAACCCCTTATGCTGGAATCCCCCGCTGCAACGGGGGACTTGAGTGATAAAAATTCTTTATTTAAGGCAACCGCTTGTTAGCGGTTGTTTTCTTTTGATTTGAGGGCTTGCACACTTGCGACCAATCTCCGCGCATGCGCCTCAATCTGTGCCTGCAAATCTTCCACATCCTTGCGGCTCCCCTTCGTGTGATTTGCAATTCCGTGTTCGTTGCTGACTGCTGCGACTGCCGCAAAGATTACACATCGCACCGTATCAAACGGCTCTCGAATCGTTGCAATGCCCTCCAGCATTGGCGAAAATTTATACTGTCGGTCTAGATTCTCGATATCCCCTACGTTCGTATAATCCCGCCGTTTCATTGCTGTTCCTCCAAAATTCGGTTTAAGGTTGACGCACGATAGCCCGTTAAGCGGCCAACCCCGCCCACGCGCTCCAGCGGGGGCAATGCTCCGCATCTAATCCGCCGCTGTAGCGTGCTATCACTCACACCAAGCAGTTCACGAACTCGCCTACGTGAGTTAAACGGCATAATTGTGTTTGGGATTTGCTCTGACATTTGCTGATTCCTTCTGATTTGTACTGAAAACATTGTCAGATTAATATATTTTCCGCTTTCGATAAATAAAATTAATCGAAAAGATTTTTCAAAAAAATCTTTCCGACTAATCTGCTTGACAAGGCGCTACCAAACTTCCTTCTTACATGCTTTTGTGCTGTTTGAACCCGTCAATGATTGCCTGATGGTACGCCCGCCGGCATTCCACACCGTGCAGATTAAACCAAGCGTGCCTTTTCAAGTCCTCTCCGTGTTCGCCATTCAGCCGTTCCGCCTGCTCCAACATATCCCTATAAATTGCCTCCTCGTTCGCCAAGTTCCCCAGCTCCCAGCTGCTTCGAACCTCCTCGAACATTATCCCCACCCCGCTTGCCCAATTAACCCCCCAGCCGAGCATTTTAGCGTGTAACTCTTCTCCGACGAGGCTCTTCAAACTAACGTCGTTTCGGAGATTTTCCCATCCAGTCAGATACTCTCGACCCTTGTAGACTTTCTCGTGAGGTAGCGACAAGGTTAGCACGGTCAGTTCTCGAATCGTTTCATATATATTCTTTATCCGCCGAGCCTTGGCGGCCTCGCTGAGTTTCCGCTCCCTTTTTGTGTCAGGTGTTCCTGCGGCGAGTTTTACGGCATCTCTTATCGGTGTCGCACTGCCTCCGTTCAAATGCTCTGCCAGCAAGTATCCGAGCACAACTTCCTGGTCATTCTCTGAGAACATCATTTCAGCCGCCGCTCTCTCTAAGCCGTTGACCGCCCCATTGTCTTTTATCGCTTGCAGCGCTTCATCAAACGTTGTCATCTTCCACCTCCGAAAACAAAAAATCTTCCCAGTCTTGAACCAATCTCCGCCGTATGTCCAGTTGGTCACTCCTTTCATAAGATGCTCGAACCTTATTTTTAACGACGTGCTGCAATTGCCGCTCTGCGGCGTTATCGCTAAAACCGTTGTCAATGCACCAATCAAGAAAACTTGCCCGCCAGCCATGCACCACTGCGAAGCGTTAAGCCGGTGTGGTAAAACCGATGTGATTCGGTTATGTTGGCGAATAGAGATAATATCCCGTATCCGAAAAGTATCCGAAAAAATGCCGTCTGAAAACAATTCAGACGGCATTTCGATATCGGTTGTTTCTGTTCAGACGGCCTTACCAATAGCCCAAAACCTTCCACCAAATACCGCCGATAAAGATAAAAATCAGCAGGTTGACTATGCTCATGATAAAGCCCGCTTTCCACCATTCGCCCAGCGTGGTATAGCCGGAGCCGAAAATCACGGGGGAGGTGCCGGTGGCGTAGTGGGTGAGTGTCATCATGATGCTGGAGGCGGCGGCCATCATCAGTGCAAACAGCATCGGCGGTGCGCCCAGTGAAATCCCCGCTGCATAAAACGCGCCGAACATGGCGGTGATGTGGGCGGTGGTGCTGGCAAACATATAGTGTGCATACATATAGGCCAGCAGCAGCAATGCCGAAGCGCCCATCCAGCCTAAGCCCAAATGTGCCACGCCGTTTTCCAATACGCCGGAAAACCATGTAATCAAGCCCAATTTATTCAAAAATGAAGCCATCATTACCAACGCGGCAAACCAGGTAATGGTGTCCCACGCGCTTTTTTCTTTCAGAATGTCTTCCCAAGTCAGCACGCCGGTAAGCAGCAGCAGCGAGAGGCCGATAAAGGCGGTGGTGGTGGCGTCTACTTTCCAGGCATCGCCCAGCAGCATGGCCGGAATGCCTGCCCACAGCAGCAGCAGTAAGGCGAAGATGGCCATCATAATCCATTCGCCCCGGGTCATCGGGCCTTGTTCGGCCAGCCGCTCTTTGGCAAAGGCCACGGCATTGGGGGTGGATTTGATTTCAGGCGGATACAGGAAATACAGCACCAGCGGCATCACAATCATCGCCACCAAGCCCGGCAACAGCATTGCTACCGCCCAAGTGCCCCAGCTTAAATGAATATCGCTGTTGGTGGCTTTGGCTACAATGTCGACCACCAGCGGGTTGGGCGCGGTGGCGGTGATAAACATCGCCGAGGTAATCGGATTGCCGTGGTAGTTGACCAGTGCCAAATATTTGCCCATGCGGTTTTGCGTGCCTTTTTCCGGGTCGGAATCGTAGCTGGTGGCAATCGCTTTCATCACCGGGTGGATGATGCCGCCGCCGCGGGCGGTATTGCTTGGCGTGACCGGTGCCAGCATCAGCTCGGAAATGGCCAGGCTGTAGCCGATGCCGAGCGTTTTTTTGCCCCACACCGCAATAAACCAATAGCCGAAACGCGCACCCAAGCCGGTTTTCAACAGGCCGCGCGAAATCATGATGGCCACACCGATCAGCCAGATCAGCGGGCTGGAAAAGCTTGAAAGTGCATCACGCATGGCGCCGGCGGGGGTGTCGTTGGTTACGCCGGTCAGCGCCACCAGCATGATGGCAATGATGGAAAGGGCGCCGATGGGCATGGCCTTGCCGATAATCGCCGCGATCACGCCGACAAACATCGCCAGCAAATGCCATGCCTGCGGGGTAACCCCGTCGGGTATGGGGATGATAAACCAGATAATCAGTGCCAGCACCACGGCAATCGCCGTCGGCACCGGCTTGAAGCCTATTTTGCTTTCCATGTCCAACTCCTTGATTGGTTTGTGTATGATAGGTTTAATACTGAAATTATCAAAAGAAACTGGCTATAATTTAGCACTTTTTAACAGCCGCGGGTATGACTTAAAGCAACAAACAGGCCGTCTGAAACATGCATTCAGACGGCCTTGATCAGCTTGAGGGCGTTCATGATGCCCTATCTGTCGCCGGCTTGTTACACCGCAGCGGCTTCAAAACGCCGTGCGGCCTCATCCCAGTTTACCACCTGCCAAAATGCCTTGATGTAGTCGGGGCGGCGGTTTTGATATTGCAGATAATAAGCATGTTCCCACACATCCAGCCCGATGATGGGATAACCTTTGCAGCCGGCCACCGCTTCGCCCATCAACGGCGTATCCTGATTGGCAGTGGATACCACCCGCAAGCGCCCTTCATCCCACACCAGCCATGCCCAGCCTGAGCCGAAGCGCGAAGCCGCAGCCTGCTCGAAGGCCGTCTGAAACGCTTCTACTGAGCCGAAATCGCGTTCGATTGCCTCTTTCAGACGGCCTTGTAAGTGCGTGCCCGTTTTCAGGTTTTTCCAGAAAAACGAATGGTTGGCATGGCCGCCCGCATTGTTGCGCAACACCGTTTGCCTGTCTTGCGGCAGTTCATTTAAGCGCGCCACCAATTCTTCGGCAGACAAGGCGGCAAATTCAGGCAGCGACTCGAGCGCGGCATTGGCATTGTTAACATAAGCCTGATGGTGCTTGCTGTGGTGGATATTCATGGTCATCTCGTCGAAATGCGGCTCCAACGCATCATAAGCATAGCCAAGCTCGGGCAGGGTATAAGCCATCTGATTCTCCTTGTGTGTGATTTTATGAAAAAGATATAAACGATAATAGTTTTTATTATTTGATATGGCAAGCAGAAAAAGCCCTGATATTGATAAGGGTTTTCAGACGGCCACATGGGCTGTCTGTGAAAATGCCGTCTGAAAGCCATTCAGACGGCATTTTGCATTATATTTGGCAGAGATTAACCAAAAATCACTTTATAGCCCATTGTGAACATAATCAGCAATACTGTTGCAACCAACACCTTTTTAATAATGGCACCATCAGTATGGATGGCATGCAGGCTGCCGAAATGATTGCCGGCCAAATTGGCGATAATCATCGGAATGCCAATTAAAAAAGCCATTTTACCTGCAATTAAAAAAGCCACAAATGCACCGATATTGGAAGCGAAATTAAAAATTTTAGAGGTAGCAGAAGCTTGCAGCAGCGTTAAGCGGTTAATTAAATGCAACGCGATGATAAAAATACTGCCTGTGCCCGGTCCGAAAAAACCATCATAAAAACCCACTACCAAACATGTGATAAAAACAGCCAAAGCAGATTCTTTAATTTCATTATCTTGATGACCCCGGATGAGTTTGCCTTTAAACAGTGTTGCTAGCAAACCGATAGGGAGAAATCCTAAAATAATATAGTTGATGATATGTGTCGGCAGCATCAAAATCACTTTGGCACCGATAAATGCGCCAACAATGGCGGAAATAATGCCTATGGGTATTATTTTCCAAATGATAGCGTTGTTTTTCATAAAGTTTTTAATTGCAGCAATCGTGCCGATAGTACTGACCAGCTTTTCTTGTGCCAATGCCACTTGGGGTGGCAACCCCACCATCAGAAAGGCCGGGATCAAAATCAGCCCGGCACCCCCGGCAATCGCATCAATATAGCCTGCTACAAGCGATGCAATAATCAGCAAACCCAAGCCGATATAAAAATATTCAGCAATAATACTGCCATCAACGAATAATGCTTCCATGATATTAGATTCCTTTTGATGTGTGGATTAAATGGTTTTTAGAGGGTGATTGCATACCGGGGAAAGCAAATATTGTTGCTGTGGCCGTTCATACAATCCAAATACCCGCAGTAACCATCTGTCTTGCCCATCAAATTTAGGCCGAAAGCCATTTCTTGTATGTAATGTTGTCTGATTATTAAATGTTACGGCCTGCCCGGGTTTTAAATACAAATCTTTCCATTTATCTTTGTTTAATGCTTGTTTTCTGAAGTGCATCAATGCGGCTTCATGGCGGGGGCTGAAAGATGAAACATGATGATAATCAAATCGTGAATGATAAGAACCGTTTGATTGGCGTACTAAAAGTGGAAGCCTGTTTAAAGATTGGCTCTCTTGAAAAGAGGCCGGTCTCGTAATGGTATAGTATGGTTCTTGCAATAACTGCAAATCTTCTGCTGTTAAATCGGATAACACATCATCCAGCAGTAAAATGCTGGTGGCAACTTTGTCATGCTGGCGTAAGCATAATAATGTTAATGTATCTGGCACTGGTGTAGATAGAAATAGGGGGGTAGCTATTTTCCCCACGTAATTTTAAATCGGGATTGTCTACATGTGGATAAAATGTTTTGCTTGATCCGTATGAGCTAATTTCATTTTCGAGCCCTTTTTTGGGTACAACATGTCTGATAAGGCGCCCTTCATTTTCTCCTTGATACACAACAGGGTATAAGCCTAATGCTGTAATATAAGCCAGTAGATTAATTGATGCAGTAGGTATCAGCTCCGTAGGTAAAAAGCCTATGTCTACAAGGGTTTTCGGTAAAGCTGAGTCAATTTCAATATCTGAAACCACAAAAGCGTTGTTTTTCAGAGTTAAGGCATCTGTTTGATATCTGTCGCCATACCTATGCAGGTTGGCATGCTCTTGCGCTGCTTGATATAAAATATTATTTTCCATGAAATCCTGTCATTTCCAAATATCAAAAAGGAAAATATTTATATAATATCGTTAAAGTTAAATCAAGTTAGGTTTAATTAAAAATAATTAAATAACCTATAAATGTTATTATCTCTTTGGCATGTTCGGAAATATGCTGATTTTTTATAAATTATTGGCATAATAATTCGTCATGTATGGGTAAATGTAGGGCTTCTCAATTTTTGAAAGTATTTCAGGCGGTGCCTGATGTGAATAACGCAGTATGTCAAAAAACGCTACAATAGCGCCCATGAATACATCACTCTTACAAGGCCTCAACCCCGAACAACTTGCCGCCGTAACTTGGCCGCCGCAATCTGCGCTGGTGCTGGCCGGTGCGGGCAGCGGCAAAACCCGTGTGCTCACCACCCGCATCGCCTGGCTGCTGCAAAGCGGCCAAGCCGGCGTGCACAGCATCATGGCGGTTACCTTTACCAACAAGGCCGCCAAAGAAATGCAAACGCGGCTTGCGGCGATGATACCGGTGAATGTGCGCAGCATGTGGTTGGGCACGTTTCACGGCCTCTGCCACCGCTTTTTGCGCATGCATCATCAAGATGCCGGCCTGCCGTCTGCCTTTCAGATTCTCGACAGCGGCGATCAGCTCGCGCTGATCAAGCGTATGCTCAAAGCGCTCAATATCGCCGAGGAAATCATCGCGCCGCGCAGCCTGCAAGGCTTTATCAACGCCCAAAAAGAAAGCGGCTTGCGCGCCGAAGCCCTGCATGCCCCCGACCCGCATACCACCAAAATGGTCGAATGCTATGCTGAATACGACAAAATCTGCCAGCGCGAAGGCGTGGTGGATTTTGCCGAACTGATGTTGCGCAGCTATGAATTGCTGCAACGCAACGAAATTTTGCGCCGTCATTATCAAAACCGCTTCAACCACATTCTGGTGGACGAATTTCAAGACACCAACAAGCTGCAATATGCTTGGCTGAAGCTGATGGCCGGCGACAATGCCGCGGTGTTTGCCGTCGGCGACGACGACCAATCGATTTACCGCTTCCGCGGCGCACACGTGGGCAATATGAGCGCCTTGATGCATGAATTCGACATCGAAGCCCCGATTAAGTTGGAGCAGAATTACCGCTCGGTCGGCAATATCCTGATGGCCGCCAACGCCGTCATCGAGCACAACGCCGAGCGCTTGGGCAAAAATCTGCGCACCGATGCGGCAGACGGCGACAAAATCCGCTTTATCGCCGCCCCCACCGATTTTGAAGAAGCGCAGTTTGTGATAGACGAAGCCAAATCGCTGCAACGCGAAGGCCGCACCTTCAGCCAGATGGCCGTGCTTTACCGCAGCAATGCCCAGTCGCGCGTGCTCGAACAAGCCCTATTCCGCGCCGGCGTGCCCTATAAAATCTATGGCGGTCTGCGCTTTTACGAGCGCCAGGAAATCAAACACGCGCTCGCCTATCTGCGCCTGGCCGTCAACCCCGACGACGACAATGCCCTTTTGCGCGTGATCAACGTGCCCGCCCGCGGCATCGGTGCACGCACCATCGAAAACATTCAGACGGCCGCCGCCGAACAAGGTATCTCATTGTGGCAGGCCGCCTGCGGCATGGGCGCAAAAGCTGCCAAAGTCGCCGCTTTCGTGCGCCTGATTGAAGGCTTGGGCACCCAGGCCGCCGTTTCTTCGCTGCAAGAAATGATGCTCGCCGTCACCCGCGATAGTGGGCTGGTCGAATACTACCAAACCCAAAAAGGCGACCATCAAGACCGTTTGGACAACTTGGATGAATTGGTCAACGCTGCCGTTGCCTTCAAACCCGAAGAGAGTGTGTTTGAAGTGTTGCCCGAAGGCGCACAGGCAAACCCGCTGTTTCCCATTCTCGCTTTTCTCAGCAGCGCCGCACTCGAATCCGGCGAAAACCAGGCCGGCGAAGGCGAAGAAGCCCTGCAATTGATGACCGTGCACGCCGCCAAAGGCTTGGAATTTGATGCCGTATTCCTCACCGGCATGGAAGAAGGGCTGTTCCCCAGCGAATACAGCCTGGCCGAACGCGGCGGCCTCGAAGAAGAACGCCGCCTGATGTATGTGGCCATCACCCGCGCCCGCCAACGCCTGTATATCAGCATGGCGCAACAACGCTTGCTGCACGGCCAAACCCATTTCGGCATCGTGTCGCGCTTTGTCGACGAAATTCCCGAAGTCGTATTGCATCGCTTATCGGCCAAAACCAAGCCGTTCAACAGCTTTACCGACGCTCCGAAAATCAAAACCCGCGTGGCGGAAAACTATGATTTGCCGCAAGACTATGCCGGCTTTCGCATCGGCCAAAACGTGC of the Uruburuella testudinis genome contains:
- a CDS encoding calcium-binding protein, which produces MSYHLWSGINVPFWGAWGGSKGYNVCVTRSKNAECGVDAVGTNDRDSITGTWFNDKLFGGDGNDTLKGLAGHDYLDGGKGADIMIGGIGNDVYVVDDECDVVSECLWQGNDTVISYIDYTLGNHVENLVAAGDGALTLSGNKLDNVISGNAADNTINGGGGNDKLYGGDGCDTLDGGEGCDVLYGEAGDDKLSSGAGADKLYGGEGNDWLDGGSGNDVLYGGAGDDILIGGGGRDTLYGEEGNDNLYGSNDADCLDGGNGCDVLDGGYGNDRLNGGAGGDTYIFGKGYGHDTVVDCGDPCDADNIEFKSDISLSDLCFTAYCGNLIIDAGKGDSITVKNWFGGEQNQIEALCFNDGTSLNNSQINAAFEQCGYGASFSGASLAAMVQEQAAQAPAPI
- a CDS encoding DASS family sodium-coupled anion symporter; translated protein: MESKIGFKPVPTAIAVVLALIIWFIIPIPDGVTPQAWHLLAMFVGVIAAIIGKAMPIGALSIIAIMLVALTGVTNDTPAGAMRDALSSFSSPLIWLIGVAIMISRGLLKTGLGARFGYWFIAVWGKKTLGIGYSLAISELMLAPVTPSNTARGGGIIHPVMKAIATSYDSDPEKGTQNRMGKYLALVNYHGNPITSAMFITATAPNPLVVDIVAKATNSDIHLSWGTWAVAMLLPGLVAMIVMPLVLYFLYPPEIKSTPNAVAFAKERLAEQGPMTRGEWIMMAIFALLLLLWAGIPAMLLGDAWKVDATTTAFIGLSLLLLTGVLTWEDILKEKSAWDTITWFAALVMMASFLNKLGLITWFSGVLENGVAHLGLGWMGASALLLLAYMYAHYMFASTTAHITAMFGAFYAAGISLGAPPMLFALMMAAASSIMMTLTHYATGTSPVIFGSGYTTLGEWWKAGFIMSIVNLLIFIFIGGIWWKVLGYW
- the sodA gene encoding superoxide dismutase [Mn], translated to MAYTLPELGYAYDALEPHFDEMTMNIHHSKHHQAYVNNANAALESLPEFAALSAEELVARLNELPQDRQTVLRNNAGGHANHSFFWKNLKTGTHLQGRLKEAIERDFGSVEAFQTAFEQAAASRFGSGWAWLVWDEGRLRVVSTANQDTPLMGEAVAGCKGYPIIGLDVWEHAYYLQYQNRRPDYIKAFWQVVNWDEAARRFEAAAV
- a CDS encoding sulfite exporter TauE/SafE family protein, which encodes MEALFVDGSIIAEYFYIGLGLLIIASLVAGYIDAIAGGAGLILIPAFLMVGLPPQVALAQEKLVSTIGTIAAIKNFMKNNAIIWKIIPIGIISAIVGAFIGAKVILMLPTHIINYIILGFLPIGLLATLFKGKLIRGHQDNEIKESALAVFITCLVVGFYDGFFGPGTGSIFIIALHLINRLTLLQASATSKIFNFASNIGAFVAFLIAGKMAFLIGIPMIIANLAGNHFGSLHAIHTDGAIIKKVLVATVLLIMFTMGYKVIFG
- a CDS encoding TauD/TfdA family dioxygenase, yielding MLSDLTAEDLQLLQEPYYTITRPASFQESQSLNRLPLLVRQSNGSYHSRFDYHHVSSFSPRHEAALMHFRKQALNKDKWKDLYLKPGQAVTFNNQTTLHTRNGFRPKFDGQDRWLLRVFGLYERPQQQYLLSPVCNHPLKTI